In one Oreochromis aureus strain Israel breed Guangdong linkage group 2, ZZ_aureus, whole genome shotgun sequence genomic region, the following are encoded:
- the LOC116336093 gene encoding protocadherin gamma-A7-like yields the protein MDNMKHNGTLRQWNVSILLFFVVAAVNGQIRYSIPEEMRKGLFVGDIAKDLGLDVRRLVSGRARLVIEDDNQYVVLNQNKGHIVVNERIDRERLCAKKSPCSFSLEIVLEEPLELFSITIEIQDINDHAPVFPKKEINLEISESTPTGTVFLLDSAADPDVGTNSLQSYSLKANEHFVLKQHTRADGSKYAEMVLQSGLDREKQSKHALILTAVDGGEPQMSGTVKIHISVLDANDNSPVFTQSIYKASVLENALRGTIIATVSAVDADQGYNGNVTYTFTHLEDGSACPFEINSNTGEIKLVGDIDYEASPNYEINLQAKDPWGVTGASKLVIEIVDENDNSPVITMASYSGKISEDSPPGTVVALISVQDKDSGKNGQVHLTIDEHLPFKIKSSLRNYYTLITAQTLDREKLPTYNITLTATDEGFPVLSNKKSVYLEVSDINDNAPAFSQSLYSAQVTENNSPGVPLLQIRATDLDQGQNARISYFLFEDELNGNPVSAYFSINTESGVIQSLRSLDYEQVKEYKIRVKAQDGGSPPQSSNTSVIVHVQDQNDNPPQVLYPVQTGGSLVAEMVPRSADVGYLVTKVVAVDVDSGQNAWLSYKLQKATDRALFEVGLQNGEIRTIRQVTDKDAVKQRLTVIVEDNGQPSRSATVVVNVAVADSFPEVLSEFTELTHDKEYNDNLTFYLVLALAVVSFLFITCLVVIISVKIYRWRQSRILCHSNLPVIPYYPPRYSDTLGTGTLPHVYNYEVCRTTDSRKSDCKFGRAGSQNVLIMDPSSTGTMQRIQSEKSILDEPDSPIELN from the exons ATGGATAATATGAAGCACAACGGTACCCTGCGTCAGTGGAACGtctccattttgcttttctttgtggTTGCTGCGGTCAATGGACAAATCCGCTATTCTATACCAGAAGAAATGAGGAAAGGACTCTTTGTCGGAGACATTGCAAAAGACCTGGGCTTGGATGTCAGACGGTTGGTATCTGGTCGAGCTCGACTGGTAATAGAAGATGATAATCAATATGTCGTGCTGAACCAGAACAAAGGCCATATCGTTGTCAATGAAAGAATTGACAGAGAAAGATTATGCGCTAAGAAATCTCCGTGCAGCTTTAGTCTGGAAATTGTTCTTGAAGAGCCGCTCGAATTGTTTTCCATTACTATCGAAATACAAGATATAAATGACCATGCTCCCGTTTTccccaaaaaagaaattaatttaGAAATTAGCGAATCGACGCCAACTGGGACTGTGTTTTTGCTTGATAGTGCAGCTGATCCTGACGTAGGGACAAACTCACTGCAGAGTTATTCTTTAAAAGCAAACGAACATTTTGTTCTCAAACAACATACTCGAGCAGATGGGAGTAAATATGCCGAAATGGTGCTTCAGAGTGGTTTGGACCGCGAGAAGCAAAGCAAACATGCGCTCATATTAACGGCTGTCGATGGTGGGGAGCCGCAGATGTCCGGAACGGTAAAAATACACATATCTGTGCTGGATGCAAATGACAACTCGCCTGTTTTTACACAGTCCATATACAAAGCCTCTGTACTGGAAAATGCTTTACGAGGCACAATTATTGCCACAGTCAGTGCAGTAGACGCTGACCAAGGTTACAATGGTAACGTTACATATACATTCACACACCTAGAAGATGGTTCCGCTTGTCCTTTTGAAATAAATTCCAACACGGGTGAGATTAAACTCGTCGGGGATATTGATTATGAGGCTTCTCCAAATTACGAGATAAACCTCCAAGCAAAAGATCCATGGGGTGTCACAGGAGCCAGCAAGTTAGTGATCGAAATTGTAGATGAAAATGATAACAGTCCAGTAATCACAATGGCTTCATATTCGGGGAAGATTTCAGAAGATTCTCCTCCTGGCACAGTTGTGGCGTTAATTAGTGTCCAAGATAAAGATTCTGGGAAAAACGGACAGGTGCATTTAACTATAGATGAACATCTGCCTTTCAAAATTAAATCTTCTCTCAGAAACTATTATACATTAATCACTGCGCAAACTCTCGACCGAGAAAAGCTTCCCACGTACAACATTACTCTCACTGCCACTGATGAGGGCTTCCCAGTGTTATCGAACAAGAAATCTGTCTATTTAGAAGTTAGCGATATTAATGACAACGCTCCAGCTTTTAGTCAAAGTCTTTACAGCGCTCAGGTAACGGAAAACAATTCTCCGGGTGTCCCTCTGTTGCAGATTCGTGCTACTGATTTGGACCAGGGCCAGAATGCACGTatatcatattttctttttgaagaCGAGCTGAATGGAAATCCGGTATCCGCATATTTCTCCATTAATACAGAGAGTGGAGTCATTCAGTCTCTGCGTTCACTGGACTATGAACAAGTCAAAGAGTATAAAATACGAGTTAAAGCACAAGATGGTGGGTCACCCCCACAGAGTAGTAACACATCAgttattgtacatgtacaggACCAGAACGACAACCCCCCTCAGGTTCTGTATCCGGTCCAGACTGGTGGCTCTCTGGTGGCTGAAATGGTGCCTCGTTCAGCAGATGTGGGCTATCTGGTGACGAAAGTGGTGGCTGTTGATGTGGACTCTGGACAGAATGCCTGGCTCTCCTATAAACTGCAGAAAGCCACAGACAGGGCGCTGTTTGAAGTGGGCTTACAGaatggagaaatcagaactatcCGCCAAGTCACTGATAAAGATGCTGTCAAACAAAGACTGACTGTTATAGTGGAGGACAACGGGCAGCCCTCTCGTTCAGCTACAGTCGTTGTTAACGTGGCGGTGGCGGACAGCTTCCCTGAAGTGCTGTCGGAGTTCACTGAGTTGACACACGACAAGGAGTACAATGACAACTTGACTTTTTACTTAGTCTTGGCTCtggctgtagtttccttcctcTTCATCACGTGTTTAGTGGTTATTATATCAGTCAAAATCTACAGGTGGAGACAGTCTCGCATCCTGTGTCACTCCAACCTGCCTGTCATTCCATATTATCCACCACGTTACTCAGACACTCTGGGGACAGGGACTCTTCCACATGTGTACAATTACGAGGTGTGCAGGACGACTGACTCCAGAAAGAGTGACTGTAAGTTCGGCAGAGCTGGTAGTCAGAACGTGCTGATAATGGACCCCAGTTCTACAGGAACGATGCAGCGGATACAGAGTGAAAAGAGCATTCTGGATGAACCAGACTCTCCGATAgag ttGAATTAA